The following coding sequences lie in one Apium graveolens cultivar Ventura chromosome 1, ASM990537v1, whole genome shotgun sequence genomic window:
- the LOC141668404 gene encoding polyadenylate-binding protein RBP47B' isoform X2, with product MEAQHQHQHQQQPWMMSAQATITATPAPSVTTYSSLPYHQPTTHEEVRTLWIGDLPYWADESYLNTWFSPAAQVLSIKVIRNKLTGQPEGYGFVEFPSHAIAERILQTYNAAQIPGTELTFRLNWASFGIGEKRPETGPEHSIFVGDLAPEVTDVLLQDTFAAQYPSVRGAKVVTDPATGRSKGYGFVKFADENERNRSMTEMNGVYCSTRPMRISAATPKKTPGFQQPYAGVKAVYPAAIYPAAVPQAVPQAVPADNDINNTTIFIGNLDPNVTEDELKQIFRQLGEISYVRIPATKGCGFVQFVSRASAEEAIQRMQGTVIGQQVVRISWGRSPSSKQDQPGAWGVQADPNQWGAYYGYGQGYESYAYGATQDQSTYAYGAYPGYSQYPQQAEVTPDIAGAVLPVEQREELDDPLAPPDVDKLNAAYLAVHGRAILGHPLWQRTSTFSKQA from the exons ATGGAGGCTCAACATCAACACCAACACCAACAGCAACCATGGATGATGAGCGCACAGGCAACAATAACGGCGACACCAGCACCATCAGTAACTACATACTCTTCACTCCCTTATCATCAGCCCACTACTCACGAAGAAGTTCGTACTCTTTGGATTGGTGATTTGCCTTATTGGGCTGATGAATCTTATCTCAACACTTGGTTCTCTCCTGCTGCCCAG GTGCTTTCGATAAAGGTGATTCGCAACAAGCTAACTGGTCAGCCTGAAGGATATGGCTTTGTTGAGTTTCCTTCACATGCGATAGCCGAGAGAATTCTACAGACGTACAATGCAGCTCAAATCCCTGGAACTGAATTAACGTTTAGGTTGAATTGGGCTTCCTTTGGTATTGGAGAGAAGCGACCTGAAACAGGACCCGAGCATTCTATTTTTGTAGGAGATTTAGCACCTGAGGTGACGGATGTATTGTTGCAAGATACTTTTGCAGCTCAATATCCTTCTGTTAGAGGAGCCAAGGTTGTAACTGATCCAGCAACTGGACGCTCTAAAGGATACGGCTTCGTTAAATTTGCTGATGAGAATGAAAGAAATCGTTCCATGACTGAGATGAACGGTGTCTATTGTTCAACTAGGCCTATGCGTATTAGTGCAGCGACACCAAAAAAGACTCCTGGATTCCAACAGCCATATGCAGGCGTTAAAG CCGTGTATCCAGCTGCAATTTACCCTGCAGCAGTACCGCAGGCAGTACCACAGGCAGTCCCAGCAGATAATGATATTAACAACACTACA ATATTTATCGGTAACTTGGACCCAAATGTCACGGAAGATGAATTGAAGCAAATCTTTCGGCAACTTGGTGAAATCAGCTATGTTAGGATCCCCGCAACTAAAGGATGTGGGTTCGTGCAGTTCGTGTCcag AGCATCTGCTGAAGAAGCAATCCAGAGGATGCAGGGCACTGTGATCGGTCAACAAGTAGTCCGAATTTCTTGGGGCAGAAGCCCTTCCTCTAAACAG GATCAACCTGGAGCGTGGGGCGTGCAGGCAGATCCAAATCAATGGGGAGCTTATTATGGTTATGGTCAAGGTTACGAATCCTATGCATATGGAGCAACTCAAGATCAATCAACTTACGCATATGGTGCATATCCTGGTTACTCGCAGTACCCTCAGCAG GCAGAAGTGACTCCGGATATTGCTGGTGCTGTTCTACCTGTAGAACAAAGAGAGGAACTAGATGATCCCTTGGCCCCTCCTGATGTTGACAA GTTAAATGCGGCTTACCTTGCTGTTCATGGAAGAGCCATTTTAGGTCACCCCTTATGGCAGAGGACTTCAACCTTCTCAAAACAAGCATAG
- the LOC141668404 gene encoding polyadenylate-binding protein RBP47B' isoform X1, which translates to MEAQHQHQHQQQPWMMSAQATITATPAPSVTTYSSLPYHQPTTHEEVRTLWIGDLPYWADESYLNTWFSPAAQVLSIKVIRNKLTGQPEGYGFVEFPSHAIAERILQTYNAAQIPGTELTFRLNWASFGIGEKRPETGPEHSIFVGDLAPEVTDVLLQDTFAAQYPSVRGAKVVTDPATGRSKGYGFVKFADENERNRSMTEMNGVYCSTRPMRISAATPKKTPGFQQPYAGVKAAVYPAAIYPAAVPQAVPQAVPADNDINNTTIFIGNLDPNVTEDELKQIFRQLGEISYVRIPATKGCGFVQFVSRASAEEAIQRMQGTVIGQQVVRISWGRSPSSKQDQPGAWGVQADPNQWGAYYGYGQGYESYAYGATQDQSTYAYGAYPGYSQYPQQAEVTPDIAGAVLPVEQREELDDPLAPPDVDKLNAAYLAVHGRAILGHPLWQRTSTFSKQA; encoded by the exons ATGGAGGCTCAACATCAACACCAACACCAACAGCAACCATGGATGATGAGCGCACAGGCAACAATAACGGCGACACCAGCACCATCAGTAACTACATACTCTTCACTCCCTTATCATCAGCCCACTACTCACGAAGAAGTTCGTACTCTTTGGATTGGTGATTTGCCTTATTGGGCTGATGAATCTTATCTCAACACTTGGTTCTCTCCTGCTGCCCAG GTGCTTTCGATAAAGGTGATTCGCAACAAGCTAACTGGTCAGCCTGAAGGATATGGCTTTGTTGAGTTTCCTTCACATGCGATAGCCGAGAGAATTCTACAGACGTACAATGCAGCTCAAATCCCTGGAACTGAATTAACGTTTAGGTTGAATTGGGCTTCCTTTGGTATTGGAGAGAAGCGACCTGAAACAGGACCCGAGCATTCTATTTTTGTAGGAGATTTAGCACCTGAGGTGACGGATGTATTGTTGCAAGATACTTTTGCAGCTCAATATCCTTCTGTTAGAGGAGCCAAGGTTGTAACTGATCCAGCAACTGGACGCTCTAAAGGATACGGCTTCGTTAAATTTGCTGATGAGAATGAAAGAAATCGTTCCATGACTGAGATGAACGGTGTCTATTGTTCAACTAGGCCTATGCGTATTAGTGCAGCGACACCAAAAAAGACTCCTGGATTCCAACAGCCATATGCAGGCGTTAAAG CAGCCGTGTATCCAGCTGCAATTTACCCTGCAGCAGTACCGCAGGCAGTACCACAGGCAGTCCCAGCAGATAATGATATTAACAACACTACA ATATTTATCGGTAACTTGGACCCAAATGTCACGGAAGATGAATTGAAGCAAATCTTTCGGCAACTTGGTGAAATCAGCTATGTTAGGATCCCCGCAACTAAAGGATGTGGGTTCGTGCAGTTCGTGTCcag AGCATCTGCTGAAGAAGCAATCCAGAGGATGCAGGGCACTGTGATCGGTCAACAAGTAGTCCGAATTTCTTGGGGCAGAAGCCCTTCCTCTAAACAG GATCAACCTGGAGCGTGGGGCGTGCAGGCAGATCCAAATCAATGGGGAGCTTATTATGGTTATGGTCAAGGTTACGAATCCTATGCATATGGAGCAACTCAAGATCAATCAACTTACGCATATGGTGCATATCCTGGTTACTCGCAGTACCCTCAGCAG GCAGAAGTGACTCCGGATATTGCTGGTGCTGTTCTACCTGTAGAACAAAGAGAGGAACTAGATGATCCCTTGGCCCCTCCTGATGTTGACAA GTTAAATGCGGCTTACCTTGCTGTTCATGGAAGAGCCATTTTAGGTCACCCCTTATGGCAGAGGACTTCAACCTTCTCAAAACAAGCATAG